The sequence below is a genomic window from Candidatus Eisenbacteria bacterium.
CATGGTGCAGCACGTTACCGGGAGATTGCCCCTCTACACCACCTCCGCGAGCTAACTGAGCTGGCGAAGGGAGTTGAACCCCCGACCTGCTGATTACAAATCAGCTGCTCTACCACTGAGCTACGCCAGCCACTAAACATAAGCCCGGAAAAGACTGCAACATCCCCAGTAGGATATCTCTACCCTTGAGGATTGATTGCCGGGAAGTTACGGCCATGAGATGACCCGGAAGCCAAGACCTCCGGGACGGCGCCGTTTGCTGGGCTGCTGAGATTTGGCATGCTAGGGAAATTCGCCAGGCATGTCAAGCCGTATTCTCGCTGAAGAGGGGGCCATCGTCAAGCCCATTTATCACATGACCCATCGTATCAGAGGGCGGATCCCGGAGCTATCGCGGCTTAAGAACGAACGCCCCCCCCTTATCCGCGACCTCCCATCCCTTCGCCTGTATCTCTTCCCGCAACCGGTCCGCTTCCTGCCAATTCTTCGCACTCCTGGCTTCAGCCCTCTGCTGAGCCAGCCGGCAAATGTCATCCGGCGCCTCACATTCTACTGATGCCGGCCACCGGATGCCGAGAAGATCCATCATCTCTTTCAGGATTCCAAAGGCGGCCGCCGCGCTTCCGCCGCCAGTCTTAACCTCTTCATCCACAAGACGATTCACAATATGGGACGTTTCAAAAAGGAATCCCAATGCCCGGGCCGTATTGAAGTCATCGTTCATCGATGCGAGAAATTCTCGAGCCTTTTCCATTACATCCGCGGGAAGCGGGTCGCCGTTTTCCAAATCCGCCAAACGATTCCGGGGCACGGAATTCAGATCCCCCAAGGCCTCCTCAGCCCGCTTCTTTGTTTCCGCCAGCCGGCCGTAGGCCTTCCCCGCCTCCTCTAAGCGCTCATCGCTGAACTCAATGGGTGAGCGATAATGCGTCGAGAAGAGGTAATACCGGATCACCATCGGATCGACCCTCTTGGCAAGATCCTCAAACAGGTAGAAATGCTGTGTCGATTTCGACATCTTTTCACCGCTAAGATTCACTAATCCATTATGTATCCAGAAGTTGGCAAAGGGCTTGTGGGTGACTGACTCGGACTGGGCGATCTCATTCTCGTGATGGGGGAAGATGAGATCGATCCCGCCTCCATGAAAATCAAAAGTTTCCCCGAGGTACTTCATCGACATAGCGGAGCATTCAATATGCCATCCAGGGCGCCCTGGACCCCATGGACTCGGCCAAGATGGCTCCTCTGGTTTCGCCGCCTTCCAGAGGGTAAAATCCAGCGGATCTTCTTTTGCATCAACCACTTCCCCTTGATCACCGGTCTGGAGCTCACTTGTTTTGCGTCCTGAGAGTTTTCCGTACTCATGGTTTTTTGAAACGCGGTAGTAGACGTCGCCTTGGGCGGCATAAGCGGCGCCCACATCAATGAGACGCTGCACAAGATCTAAAATTTCCTGAATATGCTCCGTCGCCTTTGGATAGTAGGTCGCGGGCAAGTTTCCCAGCATCTCCACGGCTTCCAAGTAGGCCTTCATATTGCGCTCGGCGATCACTTTAAATTCGGTCTTTTCCTCAACGGCCCGGGCGATGATTTTGTCATCCACGTCGGTGAAATTGTTAACGAAAGTCACTTTATAACCCAGGAACTCACAATAACGACGAATCATATCGCCAACGACGGCCGCGCGCATATGCCCGACATGGGGCTTGTCCTGAACCGTCATCCCGCAGACATACATCCGAACCTCGCCCTCATTGACAGGTTCAAATATCTTTTTTTGGCGGCTTAATGTGTCCTGAATCTTGAGCGTCATATCCACCCCTCTGCCCCTTGCCTACACCCAGAATGGCCTCTCCTAGGACTGTCTTACCTCGCACCCCAACCGGCATATCTCGGCAATGAGGGCGTTGAAATCGATTCCTCCGGCTTTTGCCGCCATCGGCAACAGACTTAATTCGGTCATCCCCGGTATCGTGTTGACCTCGAGAATGTTGGGGCGATTCTCCCGATCCAAACGAAAATCCACCCGTCCGAAACCGCGGCATCCCAAAGATTGAAAGGCCCATAATCCCAGGCGCTTCAACCCGCGCGACACCTCTTCCTCCAACGGCGCGGGCACAATATACTTGCTCGCTCCGGGGCTATATTTGCGTTTGTAATCATAAAAACTGCCAGTGGGTTCAATTTCCACCGGTGGCAGGGATTGATTCCCGAGAATTCCCACTGTAAGTTCCCGACCCTCGATGAATTTCTCGGCCAGGATGCGATCGGATCCCGTGAGGACTGAGCGGACACTATGAATGGCATCGTCCATTTCTTCCGGTCCCTTAACGATAGAGACACCAACCGATGAGCCTTGATCCTCCGGCTTCAGGACGATCGGCCATCCCCCTAGGGAATCGACAAGAGAGGCGACCTCGCCAGGACCAGGCGACGGATCGGGATTCCAGCTGCGCCAGGGCGGCGTGGGCAATTCATGCGCTTCGAAGAGTATCTTGGACAAGCGCTTATTCATCGCCAGTCCGCTCGACAGGGGACCGCTTCCCGCATAGGGAACCCCGCAGCTCTCAAGAATAGCCTGGATCGTGCCATCCTCACCCGCTCCGCCATGAAGTGCCGGAAAGACAAATCCAAGTTTATCCCCAAGTTTAGCAATGAGTTGCGCCAATGCAGCGCCCCAGGGTTGATACTCCACCTGATTGGCAGGGGATTGGAAACTGCACATCTCTATAATGTGGCGATTCTCGCTCGTGTCCCAGGCCACAACATCATGACCATTCGCACCCAGAGCCCGCACGACGGCCCGCCCCGTTTCAAACGAGACCTCCCGTTCAGTTGAACGTCCTCCCATAAGAACGAGTACCAACATGCGACCTTCTCCTCCGCGAAGTCCCTGGAAAGGGTTCTCTTGGCTACCCTTGGAATTCTCTCTGGAACCGCATCTATAAGGGGCAGTCTAGTGCTTTTGTCCGTGGAATGTCATCTGCAGATTCATCGCCGGCGCAGAGTTGACGATCCGACGGAAACGCTCCGGGTGATCCCGAAACCATGACCCTGTCTGCGACCGCGCCTTCCGAAGCGAGCGGATCAAACCTTTGTACAAGTAACGAGATGGCCCAGCGTCCCCATGGATACCCCCCATGAGATGGGCTCCTTTGAACCCGGTGGATCGATTCTCGACCGTGATTTCGGATGATGCTACAATTCCGGCGGGGACTTGCGGATGAGCCGCCGGTCCCCGCAAGGCTTCAGCACCGGGCCGGGTCCCGAACTGACGCCGCCGGGGAGGCATACAAGGATGACGTTTCACAGGTATATCCACGGTTTCTATTTTCTGTTCATTCTGGCCGTATTCTCCACTCCGCGGCCGGCCGCTTCCGCAACGCGTCATGTCCCTAGTGAGTTCCCCACCATTCAGGGAGCTGTCGATTACTCTACGCCCGGTGACACGGTTCTCATCACCTGCGATATATATGAGGAATCGGAAATCATACTGAACCCCGGCATTATAATACGAGGCGACGGCGCCGCTGAGGATTGCGTCATCATCGACGCCCAGCAATCAGGACGCAGTTTTTATTGCAACGACCTGATTCAAACCGTGCGTATAGAGAACCTAACCATTAGAGCCGGATCCGCCAACACCGGCGGGGCGATCTATTGCAACAACTCATCCCTTCACATAACTGATTGCACATTTGAACAAAACACCGCAGTTAATGGCGGCGCCATTTGGTGCAACGACTCATCGCCGGTTATTTCTGATTGTACATTTGAACAGAACACCGCTTCCGGGCTTGGCGGAGGTCTTTATTTTCAACAGGACTCGGCGCCGGTCTTTGCAGATTGCCTCTTCTATGAGAATACGGCGGGTTCCGGAGGCGGCATTTTTTTCAACACGACCCTCGAAGCGGAAATCGTCGATTGTACTTTCTCAAAAAACAACAGCGTCAACTGGGGCGGAGGAATTGCTACAGGCAATGTGGCCCCAGTAGTTACAAATTGCACGTTCTATAGAAATTCCGGGACAGAGGGGTCGGGAATCATGGTTTTGAGCTCGGGGCATCTGCGCCTTAATAACTCCATCATCGGATACGGCACCGGTGCGGGCAAAGCCGTCGAATGCCGGGGTTCCGCCATCGCTACACTGACCTGTTGTGATGTCTACGGCAACAGCGGTGGAGATTATGCCGGCTGTATAGGGAATCAGAATGGGCTGGATGGCAATATCTCAGCCAGTCCAGTGTTTTGCGACATGGCGAACAACGATCTCACCCTTCGTATTGATTCAAAGTGCGCGCCTTACAGCTTGCCGAATAGTCAATGCGCTCTTATCGGCGCATGGCCGGTCCGCTGCAATATTCCAAACCCGGTCCACATATCCACCTGGGGCAGCATCAAGGCCTTGTACAAGTAAAAATACTGAGCTATCTGGGTTCCAGGCTTTTCAGGAAACCGAAGAAGGATTCCCGGTGTTTTTTCAT
It includes:
- the cysS gene encoding cysteine--tRNA ligase, coding for MTLKIQDTLSRQKKIFEPVNEGEVRMYVCGMTVQDKPHVGHMRAAVVGDMIRRYCEFLGYKVTFVNNFTDVDDKIIARAVEEKTEFKVIAERNMKAYLEAVEMLGNLPATYYPKATEHIQEILDLVQRLIDVGAAYAAQGDVYYRVSKNHEYGKLSGRKTSELQTGDQGEVVDAKEDPLDFTLWKAAKPEEPSWPSPWGPGRPGWHIECSAMSMKYLGETFDFHGGGIDLIFPHHENEIAQSESVTHKPFANFWIHNGLVNLSGEKMSKSTQHFYLFEDLAKRVDPMVIRYYLFSTHYRSPIEFSDERLEEAGKAYGRLAETKKRAEEALGDLNSVPRNRLADLENGDPLPADVMEKAREFLASMNDDFNTARALGFLFETSHIVNRLVDEEVKTGGGSAAAAFGILKEMMDLLGIRWPASVECEAPDDICRLAQQRAEARSAKNWQEADRLREEIQAKGWEVADKGGAFVLKPR
- a CDS encoding D-alanine--D-alanine ligase: MLVLVLMGGRSTEREVSFETGRAVVRALGANGHDVVAWDTSENRHIIEMCSFQSPANQVEYQPWGAALAQLIAKLGDKLGFVFPALHGGAGEDGTIQAILESCGVPYAGSGPLSSGLAMNKRLSKILFEAHELPTPPWRSWNPDPSPGPGEVASLVDSLGGWPIVLKPEDQGSSVGVSIVKGPEEMDDAIHSVRSVLTGSDRILAEKFIEGRELTVGILGNQSLPPVEIEPTGSFYDYKRKYSPGASKYIVPAPLEEEVSRGLKRLGLWAFQSLGCRGFGRVDFRLDRENRPNILEVNTIPGMTELSLLPMAAKAGGIDFNALIAEICRLGCEVRQS
- a CDS encoding right-handed parallel beta-helix repeat-containing protein; translated protein: MTFHRYIHGFYFLFILAVFSTPRPAASATRHVPSEFPTIQGAVDYSTPGDTVLITCDIYEESEIILNPGIIIRGDGAAEDCVIIDAQQSGRSFYCNDLIQTVRIENLTIRAGSANTGGAIYCNNSSLHITDCTFEQNTAVNGGAIWCNDSSPVISDCTFEQNTASGLGGGLYFQQDSAPVFADCLFYENTAGSGGGIFFNTTLEAEIVDCTFSKNNSVNWGGGIATGNVAPVVTNCTFYRNSGTEGSGIMVLSSGHLRLNNSIIGYGTGAGKAVECRGSAIATLTCCDVYGNSGGDYAGCIGNQNGLDGNISASPVFCDMANNDLTLRIDSKCAPYSLPNSQCALIGAWPVRCNIPNPVHISTWGSIKALYK